One window from the genome of Paracoccus marcusii encodes:
- a CDS encoding peptidylprolyl isomerase, whose product MSQLRTKGKSTIVWILMGLMVLGLGGFGITSFSGGTTEIGSVGDTKITADDYARALQSEMRAFSQQTGQQITMQQAQQMGLAQSVQANLIAAAALAEQARAIGVSVGDAQVAQTIMQAGAFQGPNGSFDRAAYAEVLRRENLTEADFEATVRDDEARLLLQRAVVGGVTAPAPMVDQTARWLLETRDFSWRELTEDELPAPVAEPDDATLRAWHAANGDRFTAPETRAITYAWVTPDMLSSDVQLDEAALRDTYQLNIDQFQRPARRMVSRLVFPDEAQAQAAREQIDANTAPFESFVLQRGLTLDDVDLGEVTEAQLGSAAEAVFALDQPGVVGPLQTDLGPALFSVNAILDPVDIPFEEAREGLRGEAALSAAARQIQDRIADLEDALASGATLEELAEDTELELGQIDWTADAVPAEGSIAGYEAFRERAAQMESTDFPELAELADGGVFAMRLDEIVPPTLRPFEDVRDEVLADWRRAEVQRQLLELAADLSLAEVAQTEATPDEAQADDASAWTTETGLARSDWMDGLPPQLLSQAFAVTEPGQAEVVDAGDRVFVVRLDQINDADLSQPDAAQVLDGVRSRLDQSLQVDLFDYYARYAQRQSAVELNQSAINAINAQVQ is encoded by the coding sequence TGCCCGCGCCCTGCAATCGGAAATGCGCGCCTTTTCCCAGCAGACCGGCCAGCAGATCACCATGCAGCAGGCCCAGCAGATGGGGCTGGCGCAGTCGGTGCAGGCCAACCTGATCGCGGCGGCCGCGCTGGCGGAACAGGCGCGCGCCATCGGCGTGTCGGTGGGCGATGCGCAGGTTGCGCAGACGATCATGCAGGCGGGTGCGTTCCAGGGCCCGAACGGGTCGTTCGACCGTGCCGCCTATGCCGAGGTGCTGCGCCGCGAGAACCTGACCGAGGCCGATTTCGAGGCGACCGTGCGCGACGACGAGGCGCGCCTGCTTTTGCAGCGCGCCGTCGTGGGCGGCGTGACAGCGCCGGCGCCGATGGTCGACCAGACCGCGCGCTGGCTGCTGGAGACGCGCGATTTCAGCTGGCGGGAACTGACCGAGGACGAGTTGCCCGCGCCCGTGGCCGAGCCCGACGACGCGACGCTGCGCGCCTGGCATGCCGCCAATGGCGACCGCTTCACCGCGCCCGAGACGCGCGCGATCACCTATGCCTGGGTGACGCCCGACATGCTGTCCTCCGACGTGCAGCTGGACGAGGCCGCGCTGCGCGACACCTATCAGCTGAACATCGACCAGTTCCAGCGCCCCGCGCGCCGGATGGTCAGCCGCCTGGTCTTTCCCGACGAGGCACAGGCGCAGGCCGCCCGCGAGCAGATCGACGCCAACACCGCGCCCTTCGAATCCTTCGTCCTGCAGCGCGGACTGACGCTCGATGACGTCGATCTGGGCGAGGTGACCGAGGCGCAGCTGGGTTCGGCGGCTGAGGCCGTGTTCGCGCTGGACCAGCCGGGGGTCGTGGGTCCCCTGCAGACCGATCTGGGCCCTGCGCTGTTTTCGGTGAACGCGATCCTGGACCCCGTCGACATTCCCTTCGAGGAAGCGCGCGAAGGCCTGCGCGGAGAGGCGGCGCTGTCCGCTGCCGCGCGCCAGATCCAGGACCGCATCGCGGATCTGGAGGACGCGCTGGCAAGCGGCGCGACGCTGGAGGAGCTGGCCGAGGATACCGAGCTGGAACTGGGCCAGATCGACTGGACCGCCGACGCGGTGCCGGCCGAGGGCAGCATCGCCGGATACGAGGCGTTTCGTGAACGTGCCGCCCAGATGGAAAGCACCGATTTCCCCGAACTGGCCGAACTGGCGGATGGCGGCGTCTTCGCGATGCGCCTGGACGAGATCGTGCCCCCCACCCTGCGCCCCTTCGAGGACGTCCGCGACGAGGTTCTGGCCGATTGGCGCCGCGCCGAGGTCCAGCGCCAGCTGCTGGAACTGGCCGCCGATCTGAGCCTGGCCGAGGTCGCCCAGACCGAGGCGACCCCGGACGAGGCGCAGGCCGACGACGCCTCCGCCTGGACGACCGAGACCGGCCTGGCGCGCAGCGACTGGATGGACGGACTGCCCCCGCAGCTGCTGTCGCAGGCCTTTGCCGTGACCGAACCCGGTCAGGCCGAGGTCGTCGATGCGGGCGACCGGGTGTTCGTCGTGCGGCTTGACCAGATCAACGATGCCGACCTGTCCCAGCCTGACGCGGCGCAGGTGCTGGACGGGGTGCGGTCGCGTCTGGATCAGTCGCTGCAGGTCGACCTGTTCGACTATTACGCCCGCTATGCGCAGCGCCAGTCCGCGGTCGAATTGAACCAGTCCGCGATCAACGCCATCAACGCCCAGGTCCAGTGA
- the trpE gene encoding anthranilate synthase component I: protein MQLTPEFPQFEAEWAAGRNQLVTIRLAADLDTPVSLMLKLAEAAPQSFMLESVTGGELRGRYSIVGMKPDLVWECRDGQARINRQARFSQDFEDDPRPALDSLRALIAESRIDAMPEGVPPVAAGLFGYLGYDMIRLVEDLPDVNPDPLDLPDAMMMRPSVVAVLDGVKGEVTLCAPAWHDGTDNARAAYARAAERVMDALRSLDRQPSEPRVMGDDTQIGAPVSNFAKPDYLAAIETAKDYIRAGDIFQVVPSQRWRMDFPLPPFALYRSLRRTNPSPFMFFLNMGGFQIVGASPEILVRLRDGEVTIRPIAGTRPRGADEAQDRALEADLLSDQKELAEHLMLLDLGRNDVGRVAKPGTVRPTEQFVIERYSHVMHIVSNVVGELREGEDALSALLAGLPAGTVSGAPKVRAMQIIDELEPEKRGVYGGAVGYFAANGEMDMCIALRTGVVKDKALYIQAGGGVVYDSDPEAEFEETVNKSRALQRAAEGASRFVRGNN, encoded by the coding sequence ATGCAGCTGACGCCGGAATTTCCACAGTTCGAGGCCGAATGGGCCGCAGGCCGCAACCAGCTGGTGACCATCCGGCTGGCCGCGGACCTGGACACCCCGGTCAGCCTGATGCTGAAGCTGGCCGAGGCCGCACCGCAGAGCTTCATGCTGGAATCGGTCACGGGCGGAGAGCTGCGCGGCCGCTATTCGATCGTCGGCATGAAGCCGGACCTGGTCTGGGAATGCCGCGACGGTCAGGCGCGGATCAACCGGCAGGCGCGGTTCTCTCAGGACTTCGAGGATGATCCCCGCCCGGCGCTGGACAGCCTTCGGGCCCTGATCGCGGAAAGCCGGATCGACGCGATGCCCGAGGGCGTGCCGCCGGTCGCGGCGGGCCTGTTCGGCTATCTGGGCTATGACATGATCCGGCTGGTCGAGGATCTGCCGGATGTGAACCCCGATCCGCTGGACTTGCCGGACGCGATGATGATGCGCCCTTCGGTCGTGGCCGTGCTGGACGGCGTGAAGGGGGAGGTGACCCTGTGCGCCCCGGCTTGGCATGACGGTACCGACAATGCGCGCGCGGCCTATGCGCGCGCCGCGGAACGGGTCATGGACGCGCTGCGCTCGCTTGATCGGCAGCCGTCAGAGCCGCGGGTGATGGGCGACGACACGCAGATCGGCGCGCCGGTGTCCAATTTCGCCAAGCCCGATTATCTGGCCGCGATCGAGACCGCCAAAGATTACATTCGCGCGGGCGACATCTTTCAGGTGGTTCCCAGCCAGCGGTGGCGAATGGACTTTCCGCTGCCGCCCTTCGCGCTTTACCGCAGCCTGCGGCGGACCAACCCGTCGCCCTTCATGTTCTTCCTGAACATGGGCGGTTTCCAGATCGTGGGTGCAAGCCCCGAGATCCTGGTCCGCCTGCGCGACGGAGAGGTGACGATCCGCCCCATCGCCGGAACGCGGCCCCGCGGCGCGGACGAGGCGCAGGATCGTGCGCTGGAAGCCGATCTTCTGTCCGACCAGAAGGAGCTGGCCGAACACCTGATGCTGTTGGATCTGGGCCGCAACGACGTGGGTCGCGTGGCCAAACCCGGCACCGTCCGCCCGACCGAGCAGTTCGTGATCGAACGCTATAGCCATGTCATGCACATCGTGTCCAACGTCGTCGGAGAGTTGCGGGAGGGCGAGGACGCACTGTCCGCGCTGTTGGCGGGCCTGCCTGCCGGGACGGTGTCGGGCGCGCCCAAGGTCCGCGCGATGCAGATCATCGACGAGCTGGAGCCTGAAAAGCGGGGCGTCTATGGCGGGGCAGTCGGCTATTTCGCGGCCAATGGCGAGATGGACATGTGCATCGCGTTGCGCACCGGCGTGGTCAAGGACAAGGCGCTGTATATTCAGGCTGGCGGGGGCGTCGTCTACGACAGCGACCCCGAAGCGGAGTTCGAGGAAACGGTCAACAAAAGCCGTGCCCTGCAACGCGCCGCAGAAGGCGCGTCGCGGTTCGTCCGCGGAAACAACTGA
- a CDS encoding PRC-barrel domain-containing protein: MRKLLLTTTLALPLTLGAAFAQDTAPAADPAMEPADTAPMTDAGTGDMATGDMATDDMATEDADEAAAAASAADKVEVQQAENEWRIDWITGASVTSPDGTDIGSISDLIVDGDTGEMKAAIIGVGGFLGIGQKQIALPWADLTINSDAQEITSDLTREEAEAAPEYVFRDQEAPAGDMMSDPAADPTAAPAADPMATGTATPPADTMATEPAGDMAAEPADGMAEPADTMATEPADTTATEPTDGTTTETAPAN; the protein is encoded by the coding sequence ATGCGTAAGCTGCTTTTGACCACCACCCTTGCTCTGCCTCTGACCCTTGGCGCGGCATTCGCGCAGGACACGGCACCCGCCGCCGATCCCGCGATGGAGCCTGCCGATACCGCCCCCATGACCGACGCCGGAACCGGCGACATGGCGACGGGTGACATGGCCACGGATGACATGGCCACCGAAGACGCCGATGAAGCCGCCGCCGCCGCATCCGCCGCGGACAAGGTGGAGGTTCAGCAGGCCGAGAACGAATGGCGCATCGACTGGATCACCGGCGCCAGCGTGACGTCGCCTGATGGCACCGATATCGGCTCGATCAGCGACCTGATCGTCGATGGAGACACCGGCGAGATGAAGGCCGCGATCATCGGCGTGGGTGGTTTCCTCGGCATCGGCCAGAAGCAGATCGCCCTGCCGTGGGCTGACCTGACCATCAACTCGGACGCGCAGGAGATCACCAGTGATTTGACGCGCGAAGAGGCAGAGGCCGCACCCGAATACGTGTTCCGCGATCAGGAAGCACCGGCCGGCGACATGATGAGCGACCCGGCCGCTGACCCGACAGCGGCTCCTGCTGCGGACCCGATGGCTACCGGCACCGCGACCCCGCCTGCCGACACGATGGCGACCGAACCTGCAGGTGACATGGCGGCCGAACCCGCTGACGGTATGGCTGAACCCGCCGACACGATGGCGACCGAGCCGGCGGACACGACGGCAACGGAACCGACCGATGGCACGACGACCGAGACCGCACCCGCCAACTGA
- the gpt gene encoding xanthine phosphoribosyltransferase encodes MNDRLPHEKGFHVSWDQLHRDARALAWRMDGTEWRAVVAVTRGGLVPAMIVARELDIRTIDTISIRSYKGVGTEAGQGQLEVLKRPDPELMGDGEGILVVDDLVDSGRTLELIREMYPKAHLATVYAKPKGKPMVASYVTEVSQDTWIFFPWDMALQYVQPFRGED; translated from the coding sequence ATGAACGACCGCCTGCCGCACGAAAAAGGCTTCCATGTCAGCTGGGACCAGCTGCACCGCGACGCGCGCGCCCTGGCATGGCGCATGGACGGCACCGAATGGCGGGCCGTGGTCGCCGTGACACGCGGCGGGCTTGTCCCCGCGATGATCGTCGCGCGGGAACTGGACATCCGGACCATCGACACGATCTCGATCCGTTCCTACAAGGGCGTCGGCACGGAAGCGGGCCAGGGCCAGCTCGAGGTCCTCAAGCGCCCCGACCCCGAACTGATGGGCGACGGCGAGGGCATCCTGGTCGTGGACGACCTGGTTGATTCGGGACGCACGCTGGAACTGATCCGCGAGATGTATCCCAAGGCACATCTGGCCACCGTCTATGCCAAGCCCAAGGGCAAGCCGATGGTCGCCAGCTATGTGACCGAGGTCAGCCAGGACACCTGGATCTTCTTCCCATGGGACATGGCATTGCAGTACGTGCAACCTTTCCGCGGCGAAGACTGA
- a CDS encoding LysE family translocator translates to MIQITAEQMGIFVATLSAAILSPGPGVIAVSQGAFALGRRRALTYGWGLAIGASVWCLVALLGLTALFRVAPWTLILLKLLGGAYLIRIGILMWIHARDPMPDAAAGGMSLWSGMALNLSNPKPALFYSAVLLSIFPAALSVADKGAIYAVALSVELFFYTALASLMALPLLRRRYAALKFWIDRGAGLAIAALGLSLVLRP, encoded by the coding sequence ATGATCCAGATCACGGCCGAACAGATGGGCATCTTCGTGGCCACGCTGTCGGCCGCGATCCTGTCGCCTGGACCCGGCGTGATCGCCGTCAGCCAGGGCGCCTTTGCCCTGGGGCGCAGACGCGCGCTGACCTATGGGTGGGGCTTGGCGATCGGCGCGTCGGTCTGGTGCCTGGTCGCGCTGCTGGGGCTGACAGCCCTGTTCCGCGTCGCCCCCTGGACCCTGATCCTGCTGAAACTGTTGGGCGGGGCCTATCTGATCCGCATCGGCATCCTGATGTGGATCCATGCCCGCGACCCGATGCCCGACGCCGCGGCGGGCGGGATGAGCCTGTGGTCCGGCATGGCACTGAACCTGTCGAACCCGAAACCGGCGCTGTTTTACTCCGCCGTGCTGCTGTCGATCTTCCCCGCCGCGCTGAGTGTCGCCGACAAGGGCGCCATCTATGCCGTGGCCTTGTCGGTCGAGCTGTTCTTCTATACCGCACTGGCCAGCCTGATGGCCCTGCCGCTGTTGCGGCGGCGCTATGCGGCCCTGAAATTCTGGATCGACCGGGGGGCCGGGCTGGCGATCGCCGCCCTCGGCCTGTCCTTGGTCCTGCGCCCGTGA
- the fabI gene encoding enoyl-ACP reductase FabI translates to MSSEQRPGLMAGKRGLIMGLANDKSIAWGIAKALAAEGAELAFSYQGDALKKRVDPLAAQLGSDTVLPCDVSNEASIDTLFADLGAKWDGLDFVVHAIGFSDKDQLRGRYAETTRDNFLMTMDISVYSFTAVARRAAAMMKDGGSMLTLTYYGAERVMPHYNVMGVAKAALEASVRYLAEDFGKDNIRVNAISAGPIKTLAASGIGDFRYIMKWNELNSPLRRNVTQEDVGNSALYLLSRLGAGVTGETHHVDAGYHVVGMKAVDAPDIATVKKD, encoded by the coding sequence ATGTCAAGCGAGCAGAGGCCCGGCCTGATGGCCGGCAAGCGCGGTCTCATCATGGGATTGGCCAACGACAAGTCGATCGCCTGGGGCATCGCCAAGGCCCTGGCGGCCGAGGGTGCGGAACTGGCGTTCAGCTATCAGGGCGATGCGCTGAAGAAGCGCGTCGATCCGCTGGCGGCGCAGCTGGGGTCGGACACGGTGCTGCCCTGCGACGTGTCGAACGAGGCATCGATCGATACCTTGTTCGCGGATCTGGGCGCGAAATGGGACGGGCTGGATTTCGTCGTCCATGCCATCGGCTTTTCGGACAAGGACCAGCTGCGCGGCCGCTATGCCGAGACGACACGCGACAACTTCCTGATGACGATGGACATTTCGGTCTATTCCTTTACCGCCGTCGCGCGCCGCGCGGCCGCGATGATGAAGGATGGCGGATCGATGCTGACGCTGACCTATTACGGCGCCGAACGCGTCATGCCGCATTACAACGTGATGGGCGTCGCCAAGGCCGCGCTGGAGGCCTCCGTCCGCTATCTGGCCGAGGATTTCGGCAAGGACAACATCCGTGTCAACGCGATCAGCGCCGGTCCGATCAAGACGCTGGCCGCCAGCGGCATCGGCGACTTCCGTTACATCATGAAGTGGAACGAACTGAACTCTCCGCTGCGTCGCAATGTCACGCAGGAGGATGTCGGTAATTCCGCCCTGTACCTTCTGTCGCGCCTTGGCGCCGGCGTGACCGGCGAGACGCATCACGTCGATGCCGGATATCACGTCGTGGGCATGAAGGCCGTCGACGCCCCCGACATCGCGACCGTCAAGAAAGACTGA
- the pdxH gene encoding pyridoxamine 5'-phosphate oxidase, whose translation MSDRTGIFAGDDPFDIARAWLEEARASEPNDPNAIALASVDADGLPDVRMVLLKDIDGQGLDGSFVFYTNYDSAKGRQIEASGKAAFVMHWKSLHRQIRVRGTVTREDGPQADAYYDSRALQSRLGAWASRQSQPLDARATLVAEAAKAGLRHGPRPARPPFWGGYRITPSHLEFWADGAFRLHDRFRWTRDADAGWSVERLYP comes from the coding sequence ATGAGTGATCGGACCGGAATCTTTGCGGGCGACGACCCGTTCGACATCGCCCGCGCCTGGCTGGAAGAGGCGCGGGCGTCCGAGCCCAATGACCCGAATGCCATCGCGCTGGCCAGCGTCGATGCAGACGGGCTGCCGGATGTGCGGATGGTCCTGCTCAAGGATATCGACGGGCAGGGGCTGGACGGATCCTTCGTCTTCTATACCAACTATGACAGCGCCAAGGGCCGCCAGATCGAGGCCTCGGGCAAGGCGGCCTTCGTGATGCACTGGAAATCGCTGCACCGGCAGATCCGCGTGCGCGGCACCGTCACGAGAGAGGACGGACCCCAGGCCGACGCCTATTACGACAGCCGCGCGCTGCAGAGCAGGTTGGGGGCTTGGGCCTCGCGCCAGTCGCAGCCGCTGGATGCCCGCGCGACGCTGGTGGCCGAGGCCGCCAAGGCCGGACTGCGCCACGGTCCGCGCCCCGCGCGGCCGCCGTTCTGGGGCGGCTATCGCATCACTCCGTCACATCTGGAATTTTGGGCCGACGGCGCGTTTCGCCTGCACGACCGGTTCCGGTGGACCCGCGACGCGGATGCCGGATGGTCGGTCGAACGGCTCTATCCATGA
- a CDS encoding cold-shock protein, whose translation MTEDGSLKLVTGLVKWFDPSKGYGFILDENGGSDILLHGNVLRNFGRSSVADQSRVQVLVQHTSRGVQAAEVVSVEPPATDGQAPIADLDIDIIENLDSLPLRPARVKWFDKSKGFGFANIFGYSEDVFIHIEVLRHSGFADLAIGEALCLRIVEGPRGLMAAQIAAWDAAQTAHDEKAQAESLHNSLPHVAE comes from the coding sequence ATGACAGAAGACGGCAGCCTCAAGCTGGTGACAGGGTTGGTCAAGTGGTTTGACCCCTCGAAGGGCTATGGCTTCATTCTGGACGAAAACGGCGGCAGCGATATTCTGTTGCATGGCAACGTGTTGCGCAATTTCGGCCGCAGTTCCGTCGCCGATCAGTCACGCGTGCAGGTGCTTGTGCAGCATACCAGCCGCGGCGTGCAGGCCGCAGAGGTCGTTTCGGTCGAGCCACCCGCCACCGACGGACAGGCCCCCATCGCCGACCTGGACATCGACATCATCGAGAACCTCGACAGCCTGCCGCTACGTCCGGCGCGCGTGAAATGGTTCGACAAATCCAAGGGCTTCGGGTTCGCCAACATCTTCGGTTACTCCGAGGATGTCTTCATCCATATCGAGGTCCTGCGCCATTCCGGTTTTGCAGACCTTGCCATCGGGGAGGCGCTTTGCCTGCGCATCGTCGAGGGCCCGCGTGGCCTCATGGCGGCACAGATCGCGGCATGGGATGCGGCGCAGACGGCCCATGACGAAAAGGCGCAGGCCGAATCGCTTCACAACTCGCTTCCCCATGTTGCGGAGTAG
- a CDS encoding DUF192 domain-containing protein, producing MLALAAPLAAQPIVPAADAQCRSDAALIRTTGDTALSFQIEVADTPESRAQGLMFRRNLPAGEGMLFVYPEPQPVSFWMRNTLIPLDLIFFDETGVIRHIHRNARPLDETPIPGGAVGDPRPDRLMVLEIAGGEAARLGLAAGQQLAHPALDRTTAAWPCR from the coding sequence TTGCTGGCGCTGGCTGCGCCGCTTGCGGCCCAACCCATCGTCCCGGCAGCCGATGCGCAATGCAGGTCTGATGCGGCGCTGATTCGCACAACTGGCGACACGGCTCTGTCCTTTCAAATCGAGGTTGCCGACACACCCGAATCACGGGCCCAAGGCCTGATGTTCCGCAGAAACCTGCCTGCGGGAGAGGGGATGCTGTTCGTCTATCCCGAACCCCAGCCGGTCAGTTTCTGGATGCGTAACACGCTGATCCCGCTTGACCTGATCTTCTTCGACGAAACCGGCGTGATCCGTCATATTCACCGCAACGCCCGCCCCTTGGACGAAACGCCAATCCCCGGCGGCGCCGTCGGCGATCCGCGGCCGGACCGCCTGATGGTCCTGGAAATCGCAGGAGGCGAGGCGGCAAGGCTGGGCCTTGCCGCCGGCCAGCAACTGGCTCATCCCGCGCTGGATCGCACTACCGCAGCTTGGCCATGCCGCTAG
- the tyrS gene encoding tyrosine--tRNA ligase — translation MTYQPKSDFLRIMSERGYLADCTDYAGLDQALLAGPITAYIGYDATAASLHVGHLLNIMMLRWFQKTGNKPLTLMGGGTTKVGDPSFRSDERPLLDDAAIQANIDGMGRVFARYLNYGPDGAVMLNNAEWLDGLNYLTFLRDIGRHFSVNRMLSFESVKSRLDREQSLSFLEFNYMILQAYDFLELNRRHGCVLQMGGSDQWGNIVNGIDLTRRVDDRQVWGLTSPLLTTSDGRKMGKSAGGATWLSADMLSPYEFWQFWRNTTDADVGRFLKLYTELPVDECDRMGALQGSEINEAKVRLANEVTTLLHGADAAASAEATARSVFQDGGAGGDLEVAVLPADQAQGVTIAQALVQSGIVASGKEVKRLVAEGGLRADNAPVTDPQMPLDQAALARGIKISVGKKKHRILRIG, via the coding sequence ATGACATACCAGCCCAAATCCGACTTCCTGCGCATCATGTCCGAACGCGGCTATCTGGCCGACTGCACGGATTACGCCGGGCTGGATCAGGCGCTGCTGGCGGGACCGATCACGGCCTATATCGGCTATGACGCGACGGCGGCCAGCCTGCATGTCGGGCACCTGCTGAACATCATGATGCTGCGCTGGTTCCAGAAGACCGGCAACAAGCCCCTGACCCTAATGGGCGGCGGCACGACCAAGGTCGGCGATCCGTCCTTCCGCAGCGACGAGCGCCCGCTTCTGGACGATGCCGCGATCCAGGCCAATATCGACGGGATGGGCCGGGTCTTTGCCCGCTATCTGAATTACGGCCCCGACGGGGCGGTCATGCTGAACAACGCCGAATGGCTGGACGGCCTGAACTACCTGACCTTCCTGCGCGACATCGGCCGGCATTTCAGCGTCAACCGGATGCTGTCCTTCGAATCGGTCAAGTCCCGGCTGGACCGGGAACAGTCGCTGAGCTTCCTGGAATTCAACTACATGATCCTGCAGGCCTACGACTTCCTGGAGCTGAACCGCCGCCATGGCTGTGTTCTGCAGATGGGCGGGTCGGACCAGTGGGGCAACATCGTCAACGGTATCGACCTGACGCGGCGCGTGGACGACCGGCAGGTCTGGGGCCTGACCTCTCCGCTGCTGACGACCAGCGATGGGCGCAAGATGGGCAAGTCGGCGGGCGGAGCGACCTGGCTGTCGGCGGACATGCTGTCGCCCTATGAGTTCTGGCAGTTCTGGCGCAACACCACCGATGCCGATGTGGGCCGGTTCCTGAAGCTGTACACTGAACTGCCGGTGGACGAATGCGACCGCATGGGCGCGCTGCAGGGGTCCGAGATCAACGAGGCCAAGGTCCGTCTGGCCAACGAGGTGACGACCCTGTTGCACGGCGCCGATGCCGCCGCCAGCGCCGAGGCGACCGCGCGCAGCGTCTTCCAGGACGGCGGCGCGGGCGGCGATCTGGAGGTCGCGGTGCTGCCCGCCGATCAGGCGCAAGGCGTCACCATCGCGCAGGCCTTGGTCCAGTCGGGCATCGTTGCCAGCGGCAAGGAGGTCAAGCGTCTGGTGGCCGAAGGCGGCCTGCGCGCCGACAACGCGCCTGTCACCGACCCGCAGATGCCCTTGGACCAGGCTGCACTGGCGCGCGGCATCAAGATCTCGGTCGGCAAGAAAAAACACCGGATACTGCGCATCGGCTGA
- a CDS encoding anhydro-N-acetylmuramic acid kinase, which translates to MIRALGMMSGTSLDGVDAAMIETDGVRIGGFGDSAFRAFGDNESAVLHAGLGLWPDAPEVAELAQLVQAAHADLARQFPDAQLIGFHGQTLAHDPRGRGTHQAGDGAALARMTDRPVVWDFRSEDVRQGGEGAPLVPFFHWACANWAVGQGRLPAAPVAFLNLGGVGNISWVDPTAPAPETAGACVAFDTGPANAPLNDLMRRRRRLSWDEGGALAASGTADQDIVAAFLDDPWFRRPAPKSLDRNQFAGLTRAVAPLSDADAAATLVSALAGSVAAGMAWLPAMPAQVLVCGGGRHNAAIMDALTAALPVPVRPVEAIGLNGDMLEAQAFGWLAVRVLRGLPISGPMTTGVPAPVCGGRISHPRSRD; encoded by the coding sequence ATGATCCGGGCTTTGGGGATGATGTCGGGCACGTCGCTGGACGGTGTCGACGCGGCGATGATCGAAACCGACGGGGTGCGGATCGGCGGCTTTGGGGACAGCGCCTTTCGTGCGTTCGGCGACAACGAATCGGCCGTGCTGCATGCGGGGCTGGGTCTGTGGCCCGACGCGCCGGAGGTGGCAGAGCTGGCGCAACTGGTTCAGGCGGCCCATGCCGACCTGGCACGGCAGTTTCCAGATGCGCAGCTGATCGGGTTTCACGGCCAGACGCTGGCCCACGATCCGCGCGGGCGCGGCACGCATCAGGCGGGTGACGGCGCGGCCCTGGCGCGCATGACGGATCGCCCCGTGGTCTGGGATTTCCGGTCCGAGGATGTGCGTCAGGGAGGCGAGGGCGCGCCTTTGGTGCCGTTCTTTCATTGGGCCTGCGCGAACTGGGCCGTGGGGCAGGGGCGCCTGCCCGCGGCCCCCGTGGCGTTCCTGAACCTGGGCGGCGTCGGCAACATCAGCTGGGTGGACCCCACGGCCCCCGCACCCGAGACCGCCGGTGCCTGCGTCGCCTTCGACACGGGGCCTGCGAACGCGCCCTTGAACGACCTGATGCGCCGGCGCCGCCGTCTGTCGTGGGACGAAGGCGGCGCACTGGCGGCCAGCGGCACCGCCGATCAGGACATCGTCGCGGCGTTCCTGGATGATCCGTGGTTCCGGCGACCCGCCCCTAAATCCTTGGATCGCAATCAGTTCGCTGGCCTGACCCGCGCGGTTGCCCCGCTGTCCGATGCCGATGCGGCGGCGACGCTGGTGTCGGCACTGGCCGGATCGGTTGCGGCAGGCATGGCGTGGCTGCCCGCGATGCCTGCGCAGGTTCTGGTCTGCGGCGGGGGGCGCCACAATGCGGCCATCATGGATGCGCTGACAGCAGCGTTGCCCGTGCCCGTCCGGCCGGTCGAGGCGATCGGTCTGAACGGTGACATGCTGGAGGCGCAGGCCTTCGGCTGGCTGGCGGTGCGCGTGCTGCGGGGGCTGCCCATATCGGGGCCGATGACCACGGGCGTTCCGGCACCGGTCTGCGGAGGACGGATCAGTCACCCACGATCACGTGACTAG
- a CDS encoding PRC-barrel domain-containing protein yields the protein MMTTAAALAFAAPVFAQDAATPPATDAMPAETMPAETMPAETMPAETMPADAMPAETMPADEMATDMSDMEVTLSAENPGITASWLQGRAIYTTNQPSTTEWTDATGDAVPGDWNEIATVSDIVMSPDGQVMGYIADIGGFLGMGTHTVLLDRDVLNMAMFGDDTVLATNYSQEELEALPEFDTETVRD from the coding sequence ATGATGACGACGGCTGCTGCTCTGGCATTTGCGGCTCCGGTGTTCGCACAGGACGCGGCGACGCCCCCGGCCACCGACGCCATGCCGGCCGAGACGATGCCCGCGGAAACGATGCCCGCAGAGACGATGCCCGCAGAGACCATGCCGGCGGATGCCATGCCTGCCGAGACGATGCCCGCCGACGAGATGGCGACCGACATGAGCGACATGGAAGTGACGCTGTCGGCCGAGAATCCCGGCATCACCGCATCGTGGCTGCAGGGCCGCGCGATCTATACGACCAACCAGCCGTCGACCACCGAATGGACCGATGCAACGGGTGATGCGGTTCCGGGTGACTGGAACGAGATCGCGACTGTGTCCGATATCGTGATGTCGCCGGACGGTCAGGTCATGGGCTACATCGCCGACATCGGCGGTTTCCTGGGCATGGGCACGCACACCGTGCTGCTGGACCGCGATGTCCTGAACATGGCGATGTTCGGTGACGACACGGTTCTGGCGACCAACTACAGCCAGGAAGAACTGGAAGCGCTGCCGGAATTCGACACGGAAACCGTCCGCGACTGA